One genomic window of Cololabis saira isolate AMF1-May2022 chromosome 3, fColSai1.1, whole genome shotgun sequence includes the following:
- the LOC133435961 gene encoding carcinoembryonic antigen-related cell adhesion molecule 20-like, which yields MRNIMVPNWKQLYRALILALLGMPGLGTFVQISWTGRVLAGHRITFTCSSPCFPNCIYTWTFKGRTINGNTLTWTPDGLEDSVELQCTVRNPKTGISSTTINILEIKNEMFVQTSPPNTVPSVNQPLNVVCHGASSGDPEGPSDLIWYKDGQKVTLRENMQLQQNNLTLHFDSLLPSDAGFYQCETYLPTLQIHVFSLGYLLSFDPWKVNISGPDAVFPGRLSQFTCLTSCTLNTECTVRWEFRGGFPMGTFLSAHVNHLRWTPSTPGTFQNFTCIAENPAAGRSAEATKMVEVKGDSLSGSAAERPSGLDSLIFIVGLLFLFDW from the exons ATGAGGAACATAATGGTCCCTAACTGGAAACAACTTTACCGTGCGCTGATTCTGGCATTATTGG GGATGCCAGGATTGGGTACATTTGTGCAGATCTCCTGGACCGGCAGAGTGTTAGCTGGCCATCGCATCACCTTCACTTGCTCTTCACCATGTTTTCCAAACTGCATCTACACCTGGACCTTTAAAGGTAGAACGATCAATGGAAACACATTAACCTGGACACCAGATGGACTGGAAGACTCAGTGGAGCTGCAGTGCACTGTCCGCAACCCCAAAACAGGGATCTCCAGCACCACAATCAACATTTTAGAAATTAAGA ATGAAATGTTTGTGCAAACCAGCCCACCAAACACAGTTCCATCTGTTAACCAGCCTCTGAATGTAGTTTGCCATGGCGCTTCTTCTGGTGACCCCGAAGGCCCGTCAGACCTCATCTGGTACAAAGATGGACAGAAAGTGACTCTACGTGAAAATATGCAGCTGCAACAAAATAACCTCACGCTTCACTTTGACTCACTGCTCCCCTCTGATGCTGGTTTCTACCAGTGTGAAACTTACCTGCCTACATTGCAGATTCACGTTTTCAGCTTGGGCTACCTACTCAGTT TTGATCCATGGAAGGTAAACATCAGTGGACCTGACGCTGTGTTCCCCGGCAGATTGAGCCAGTTCACCTGCCTGACCAGCTGCACTTTAAATACTGAATGTACTGTCAGGTGGGAATTCAGAGGAGGCTTTCCCATGGGAACTTTCCTTTCAGCACATGTTAATCACCTCAGATGGACTCCTTCCACTCCTGGGACTTTCCAAAACTTCACCTGCATTGCAGAAAATCCAGCTGCTGGACGCTCAGCCGAGGCCACAAAAATGGTAGAAGTTAAAG GTGATTCACTCTCTGGATCAGCAGCAGAACGACCCAGTGGACTGGATTCACTTATCTTCATCGTTGGACTTTTGTTCCTGTTCGACTGGTAG
- the LOC133440623 gene encoding hemicentin-1-like, with product MKKRSFLGLNPVETEVKIEPSINPVVVGGAVTLSLSPSVTLTSGTWAVGKSPILTWQEDQQAVFPSHSGRAVVNVTTGALTVTTLTEEDSGVYTVQSPDPQLRASASITIIEPISNVTLSVNQTNLTEFRSSAFLECSVSTGTFLSFLWMNGSSEVTTSDRVHLTEGNTTLIIVSVTRHDSGPFRCYVFNDVSDDLSEPVIFTLSYGPDNMALTVNGLNKTSFPAGSNLTLLCTADSSPPAQLQWASRGNLVNRTDTLLQLFSVTEHQSGSYSCLAFNNHTNTHNNITKHITILKSGSDQETLNASLIPLLFVAGFLLSLLGKKEEKRSRSQHFYVYTFWFPPKKKQKRKMKSPVAFVLILTVITFTDHVCSQRLSEKSVPVGSNETLLSEVNVTVGTWTFNGDIIVLIYPGGFILSKTWEGRIRFSPSMSSLTIMSLQTNDSGEYKLNHVDVLRVQVKLSVQVPISDVTLWANATDLVEFNNSVVLMCSVSNGSSLSYEWLRDNSTITARGDVQLSNGNATLTIAGVTRHDKGSYRCNVSNGLGSEVSPAVHLSISYGPSNTTMMIMPMMYMHKTGTNITLSCSTQSQPPATVQWMVDGVNLNQTSSTLQLENVTQNNSGNYKCVFHNTVTSRFAMATTVVRIMDPITAVVVNPTVGPAILHEAFTLRCTVTGPFDNIQWWKNGELISADNTTVFDMNNMTLTLNPVQHSDGGSYQCWASNLVSNMTSTSYEVEVNYGPEKIAIMGPNVVKTGDNVTFRCSVASHPPSNFKWSFNGSVVSNMSEYATPPLTKDMSGKYTCMAFNNVTNRNSSADIMLSVIDPIEDVQIDAQMNPVMEGYAYNLTCNVTGPADHVSWMKDGEYLQMDNRTLFYMDNKTLMFMPLKRHDTGNYHCMAINAVGNMTSPPFNLLVNYGPENLAIMGPTAVKTGDNVTLRCWAASYPPSFFKWSFNGSVVSNMSEYATPPLTKDMSGKYTCMAFNNVTNKNSTTYIMLSVVDPIEGVKIEAQMNPAIEGDSYNLTCNVTGPADHVYWMKDGEYLKMDNRTLFYMDNKTVMFMPLNRHHAGNYHCMAINAVGNMTSPPYMFLVNYGPENVYIMGPNAVKTGGNVTLSCHATSAPPSLFQWSFNGSVVSNMSEYATPPLTKDMSGKYTCMAFNNVTNKNSTTYIMLSVVDPIEDVQIEMQMNPAIEGYAYNLTCNVTGPAVHVYWMKDGEHLKMDNRTLFYMNNKRVMFMPLKRHDAGNYHCMAINAVGNMTSPAYNVIVNFGPDTPIIAGLRYAETGRHAFFNCSAMSVPPSYYTWWFNGSNVANTSMFTAGPLSLNMSGQYTCMAHNNVTGMNSTNSIELTVVEAIESVMIQNRTMPINNENFTLICHVVGPYDMIDWMKDNMSLKMSSSSGSGQHKSYHAENNMLHFTPVTIDNDGTYQCVATNLAARHESQQYTLLVNYGPLMVTISGPDLEDASVSFTCSADSRPEPDFRWFFNNLSMPLTSGAVFKFAPIEAKEGNYICKATNPVTNVISYQSKEFAIGGHAAAVHYPAQGGLMLMSVFAFTVHLL from the exons atgaagaagagaa GTTTCCTGGGCTTGAATCCTGTGGAGACAGAGGTGAAGATCGAGCCTTCCATCAACCCTGTTGTTGTTGGGGGTGCTGTGACGCTGTCGCTGTCTCCTTCTGTGACTTTGACTAGTGGAACATGGGCGGTGGGTAAATCCCCCATCCTCACCTGGCAGGAGGACCAGCAGGCAGTATTCCCCAGTCACAGCGGCAGGGCGGTCGTGAATGTCACCACGGGAGCGCTCACTGTGACCACTCTGACAGAGGAGGACTCAGGAGTCTACACGGTGCAGAGTCCTGACCCCCAGCTGAGGGCCAGCGCTTCCATCACCATCATTG AACCCATTTCAAATGTGACACTGAGTGTGAATCAAACCAACCTGACCGAGTTCAGGAGCTCAGCGTTCCTCGAGTGCTCCGTCTCTACTGGGACCTTCCTCTCATTCCTCTGGATGAACGGCAGCTCTGAGGTTACGACCAGCGACAGAGTTCATCTCACGGAGGGAAACACCACGCTCATCATAGTCAGTGTGACCCGCCATGACTCTGGACCGTTCAGGTGTTACGTGTTCAATGATGTCAGTGACGACTTAAGTGAACCAGTCATCTTTACCCTCAGCT ATGGCCCAGATAACATGGCTCTCACCGTGAATGGACTCAACAAGACATCCTTTCCAGCGGGATCCAATCTGACCCTGCTCTGCACCGCAGACTCCAGCCCTCCAGCTCAGCTTCAGTGGGCTTCCAGAGGAAACCTCGTGAACAGGACGGACACATTGTTGCAGCTCTTCAGTGTCACTGAGCACCAAAGTGGTTCCTATTCCTGCCTGGCTTTTAACaatcacaccaacacacacaataATATCACCAAACACATCACAATATTAA AGTCGGGATCTGACCAGGAGACATTGAACGCGTCATTAATTCCTCTGCTGTTTGTAGCTGGATTTCTTCTTTCACTGCTAG gaaaaaaagaagaaaagagatcTAGGAGTCAACACTTTTATGTTTACACATTTTGGTTCCCACCTAAGAAGAAACAGAAGAGGAAGATGAAGTCCCCGGTGGCGTTTGTTCTTATCCTGACCGTGATAACTTTTACAG ATCATGTGTGTAGTCAAAGGCTGTCTGAAAAGTCAGTACCAGTGGGAAGCAACGAGACACTGTTGAGTGAAGTCAATGtaacagtggggacatggacaTTCAACGGGGACATCATTGTGCTCATTTACCCAGGAGGTTTTATCCTAAGTAAAACTTGGGAGGGCAGGATCAGGTTTAGTCCAAGTATGTCGTCTCTGACTATAATGTCCCTTCAGACGAACGATTCCGGCGAGTACAAATTAAACCATGTGGACGTTTTACGTGTTCAGGTGAAGCTGTCAGTCCAAG TTCCTATTTCAGATGTAACTCTGTGGGCCAACGCAACCGATCTGGTGGAATTTAATAACTCAGTAGTCCTCATGTGCTCCGTGTCCAATGGCTCATCTCTGAGTTATGAGTGGTTGAGGGACAACTCCACCATCACAGCCAGGGGAGACGTCCAGCTCAGCAACGGAAATGCCACTCTCACCATAGCTGGAGTGACTCGCCACGATAAGGGCTCGTACAGGTGTAATGTGTCTAACGGACTCGGTAGTGAAGTCAGCCCTGCTGTACATCTCAGCATCAGCT ATGGTCCCAGTAACACAACGATGATGATCATGCCCAtgatgtacatgcacaaaacaGGAACTAACATCACACTGTCGTGCTCAACGCAGTCCCAACCTCCAGCAACGGTCCAGTGGATGGTTGATGGAGTCAACCTGAACCAAACCAGCTCCACACTCCAGCTGGAGAATGTTACCCAGAACAACTCTGGAAattacaaatgtgtatttcacaACACAGTCACATCCAGGTTCGCCATGGCAACTACAGTAGTCAGGATTATGG ATCCTATCACTGCGGTTGTAGTTAACCCTACCGTTGGTCCAGCGATACTTCATGAGGCCTTTACTCTCCGCTGCACGGTGACAGGGCCTTTTGATAACATTCAGTGGTGGAAGAATGGCGAGCTCATTTCTGCTGACAACACAACAGTCTTTGACATGAACAACATGACGCTGACTCTTAATCCAGTCCAGCATTCTGACGGTGGAAGTTATCAGTGCTGGGCTTCTAATCTCGTGAGCAACATGACCAGCACCTCCTACGAGGTTGAAGTTAACT ATGGACCAGAAAAAATCGCTATCATGGGACCAAATGTGGTAAAGACAGGAGACAATGTCACTTTCAGATGCTCGGTGGCGTCACACCCCCCGAGCAACTTCAAATGGTCTTTCAATGGTTCTGTAGTCTCCAACATGTCTGAGTATGCCACACCTCCTCTTACCAAAGACATGAGTGGAAAGTACACCTGCATGGCCTTCAACAATGTCACCAACAGAAACAGCTCTGCTGACATCATGCTTTCTGTTATTG ATCCAATAGAAGACGTACAAATAGATGCACAGATGAATCCGGTCATGGAAGGTTATGCATATAATTTAACATGCAACGTAACTGGACCTGCTGATCACGTGTCCTGGATGAAGGATGGGGAATACCTGCAAATGGACAACAGAACTCTTTTCTACATGGATAACAAGACACTCATGTTCATGCCACTGAAACGCCACGATACTGGAAACTACCACTGTATGGCTATTAATGCTGTTGGGAACATGACCAGCCCTCCTTTCAACCTCCTTGTCAACT ATGGACCGGAAAATTTGGCTATCATGGGACCAACTGCAGTAAAGACAGGAGACAATGTCACACTCAGATGCTGGGCAGCTTCATACCCGCCAAGCTTCTTCAAATGGTCCTTCAATGGTTCTGTAGTCTCCAACATGTCTGAGTATGCCACACCTCCTCTGACCAAAGACATGAGCGGGAAGTACACCTGCATGGCCTTCAACAACgtcacaaacaaaaacagcacaACCTACATAATGCTTTCGGTTGTTG ATCCAATAGAAGGTGTAAAAATAGAAGCACAGATGAATCCAGCCATTGAAGGGGATTCATATAATTTAACATGCAACGTAACTGGACCTGCTGATCATGTGTACTGGATGAAGGATGGGGAATACCTGAAAATGGACAACAGAACTCTTTTCTACATGGATAACAAGACAGTCATGTTCATGCCACTGAATCGTCACCATGCTGGAAACTACCACTGTATGGCTATTAATGCTGTCGGGAACATGACCAGTCCTCCTTATATGTTCCTTGTCAATT ATGGACCCGAGAATGTATATATCATGGGACCAAACGCAGTAAAGACAGGGGGCAATGTCACACTCAGCTGCCATGCGACATCAGCCCCCCCGAGCCTCTTCCAATGGTCCTTCAATGGTTCTGTAGTCTCCAACATGTCTGAGTATGCCACACCTCCTCTTACCAAAGACATGAGCGGGAAGTACACCTGCATGGCCTTCAACAACgtcacaaacaaaaacagcacaACCTACATAATGCTTTCGGTTGTTG ATCCAATAGAAGATGTACAAATAGAGATGCAGATGAATCCAGCGATTGAAGGTTATGCATATAATTTAACATGCAACGTAACTGGACCTGCTGTTCACGTCTACTGGATGAAGGATGGGGAGCACCTGAAAATGGACAACAGAACTCTTTTCTACATGAATAACAAGAGAGTCATGTTCATGCCACTGAAACGCCACGATGCTGGAAACTACCACTGTATGGCTATTAATGCTGTCGGGAACATGACCAGTCCTGCTTATAACGTCATTGTCAATT TTGGGCCTGATACACCCATCATTGCTGGGCTACGTTATGCAGAAACAGGGCGGCATGCATTCTTCAATTGCTCCGCCATGTCAGTGCCGCCCAGTTATTATACTTGGTGGTTCAACGGCTCCAATGTGGCCAACACATCAATGTTCACAGCTGGCCCACTGTCGTTAAACATGAGCGGACAATACACCTGCATGGCCCACAATAATGTGACAGGAATGAACAGCACAAACTCCATAGAGCTCACTGTTGTAG AGGCAATTGAGTCAGTGATGATCCAAAACCGCACAATGCCCATAAACAATGAGAACTTCACTCTCATTTGTCATGTTGTTGGACCGTATGACATGATTGACTGGATGAAGGACAACATGTCCCTCAAGATGTCCTCCTCCTCCGGCAGTGGCCAACACAAGTCGTACCACGCTGAGAACAATATGCTCCACTTCACTCCAGTGACAATAGACAACGATGGGACATATCAGTGTGTTGCTACCAATCTGGCTGCTCGTCATGAGAGTCAACAGTACACGCTACTCGTCAACT ATGGTCCTCTGATGGTGACCATCTCTGGTCCAGATTTAGAGGACGCCTCTGTGTCGTTTACATGTTCTGCCGATTCTCGGCCAGAACCTGACTTCCGCTGgttctttaacaacctgtcgatGCCTCTAACCAGTGGAGCCGTTTTCAAGTTCGCTCCAATCGAAGCGAAAGAGGGGAACTATATATGCAAGGCGACAAACCCAGTGACAAACGTCATATCGTACCAAAGTAAAGAATTTGCCATCGGAG GTCATGCTGCTGCAGTCCACTACCCCGCCCAAGGAGGTCTGATGCTGATGAGTGTGTTTGCTTTCACTGTTCATCTGCTGTGA